A stretch of Sporichthya brevicatena DNA encodes these proteins:
- the holA gene encoding DNA polymerase III subunit delta, with translation MSNAPAPLPALTLVVGPEELLAERAVAAARRAVRAVDPDADVHDLAPGTLQSGMLDELTSPSLFAERRLLILRAAQDLSQPVLGEVEALVKNVPEDVCVLLVHAGGAKGKALADTAKKAGAVVVDCSEVKKAGDKLTFIAGEFRAAGRRVGQDTARALLDAVGGDLRELAAACSQLCADTTGAIDADEVRRYYAGRADVTSFHVADLALEGRTPEALERLRWALACGAEPVMVVGALANSLRGLAKLGSAPRGLSQGDLARQLGMPPWKVDSLRRQLRGWTPDGMARALTAVAAADAAVKGGAVSTAYALERALVDIGAARRDG, from the coding sequence ATGAGTAACGCGCCCGCCCCGCTGCCGGCGCTGACGCTGGTGGTGGGGCCGGAGGAGCTGCTCGCGGAGCGGGCGGTCGCGGCGGCGCGGCGGGCGGTGCGGGCCGTCGACCCGGACGCGGACGTCCACGACCTCGCCCCCGGGACGCTGCAGTCCGGGATGCTCGACGAGCTCACCAGCCCCTCGCTGTTCGCCGAGCGGCGGCTGCTGATCCTGCGCGCGGCCCAGGACCTGTCCCAGCCCGTCCTCGGCGAGGTCGAGGCGCTGGTGAAGAACGTGCCCGAGGACGTCTGCGTCCTGCTCGTGCACGCCGGCGGGGCGAAGGGCAAGGCCCTGGCCGACACGGCGAAGAAGGCCGGCGCGGTCGTCGTGGACTGCTCCGAGGTCAAGAAGGCCGGCGACAAGCTGACGTTCATCGCGGGGGAGTTCCGCGCGGCCGGGCGCCGGGTCGGGCAGGACACCGCCCGGGCGCTGCTCGACGCCGTCGGCGGCGACCTGCGGGAGCTCGCCGCCGCCTGCAGCCAGCTCTGCGCCGACACGACCGGCGCGATCGACGCCGACGAGGTCCGCCGCTACTACGCGGGCCGGGCCGACGTCACCAGCTTCCACGTCGCCGACCTCGCCCTGGAGGGCCGGACCCCCGAGGCGCTGGAGCGCCTGCGCTGGGCCCTGGCCTGCGGCGCGGAGCCGGTCATGGTCGTCGGTGCCCTCGCCAACAGCCTCCGCGGGCTCGCCAAGCTCGGGTCGGCTCCCCGCGGGCTCTCCCAGGGCGACCTGGCCCGCCAGCTCGGCATGCCGCCCTGGAAGGTCGACAGCCTCCGCCGCCAGCTGCGCGGCTGGACCCCGGACGGCATGGCCCGGGCCCTGACCGCCGTCGCCGCCGCCGACGCCGCCGTCAAGGGCGGGGCGGTCTCCACCGCCTACGCCCTCGAGCGGGCCCTGGTCGACATCGGCGCCGCCCGCCGCGACGGCTGA
- the rpsT gene encoding 30S ribosomal protein S20, producing MANIKSQIKRNKTNEKARLRNKAVRSSLKTSIRKFREAAAAGDTEGATQLMRQAARQLDKAASKGVIHANAAANKKSAMAHALTKAGS from the coding sequence GTGGCGAACATCAAGTCGCAGATCAAGCGCAACAAGACCAACGAGAAGGCCCGGCTGCGCAACAAGGCCGTGCGGTCCTCGCTGAAGACGTCCATCCGCAAGTTCCGTGAGGCCGCCGCGGCCGGCGACACCGAGGGCGCGACCCAGCTCATGCGCCAGGCCGCCCGCCAGCTCGACAAGGCCGCCAGCAAGGGCGTCATCCACGCCAACGCGGCCGCCAACAAGAAGTCGGCCATGGCCCACGCCCTCACGAAGGCCGGCAGCTAG
- a CDS encoding circularly permuted type 2 ATP-grasp protein: protein MADLFQDYPLGSAWDEMFSDGGKPRPACEAVYDTVRSLPSDELRARADALALSFLDRGVTFALGGEERPFPLDIVPRIITAQEWEVLSEGVAQRVRALEAFLADVYDSGQIFADGVMPRRLIATSAHFHRAAADVVPANGVRVLVSGIDVIRDESGQFRVLEDNIRTPSGVSYVIENRRAMTHGLPEAFSSHRIMPVSDYPQRLLAAARAAAPDGNPDAEVVVLTPGIYNSAYFEHALLARLMGVELVEGRDLVCRGNRVYMRTTSGEKRVDVIYRRIDDDFLDPLHFNPDSVIGCPGLLNAARDGGVTICNAVGNGIADDKLVYSYVPDMVRYYLNEDPILANVETYRLDDPETLKWVLAHLSELVLKPVDASGGKGIVIGPRADQDVLGELAVRVAADPRGWIAQQVVSLSTVPTLIEDQLRPRHVDLRPFALNDGKEIYVLPGGLTRVALPEGQLVVNSSQGGGSKDTWVLAGPNDPDVPKAPTVAEEPVQASQRAPRGTASDPGPRTLGSVPALHRQAAQQQQGSSRC from the coding sequence ATGGCCGACTTGTTCCAGGACTACCCGCTCGGCTCGGCCTGGGACGAGATGTTCTCGGACGGCGGGAAGCCCCGTCCGGCGTGCGAGGCGGTCTACGACACCGTCCGCTCGCTCCCCAGTGACGAGCTGCGCGCCCGCGCCGACGCCCTCGCGCTGTCCTTCCTCGACCGCGGCGTCACGTTCGCGCTGGGCGGCGAGGAGCGGCCGTTCCCGCTCGACATCGTTCCCCGGATCATCACCGCCCAGGAGTGGGAGGTCCTCTCCGAGGGCGTCGCCCAGCGCGTCCGGGCGCTCGAGGCCTTCCTGGCCGACGTCTACGACTCGGGGCAGATCTTCGCCGACGGCGTCATGCCCCGGCGGCTGATCGCGACCTCGGCACACTTCCACCGGGCCGCGGCCGACGTGGTCCCGGCGAACGGGGTCCGGGTCCTGGTCTCGGGCATCGACGTCATCCGTGACGAGTCCGGCCAGTTCCGCGTCCTGGAGGACAACATCCGGACGCCGTCCGGTGTGAGCTACGTCATCGAGAACCGGCGCGCGATGACGCACGGCCTGCCGGAGGCGTTCTCCTCGCACCGGATCATGCCGGTCTCGGACTACCCGCAGCGCCTGCTCGCGGCCGCCCGCGCCGCGGCGCCCGACGGCAACCCGGACGCCGAGGTCGTCGTCCTCACCCCGGGCATCTACAACTCCGCGTACTTCGAGCACGCGCTGCTCGCCCGTCTCATGGGCGTCGAACTCGTCGAAGGTCGCGACCTGGTCTGCCGCGGCAACCGCGTCTACATGCGGACCACGTCGGGGGAGAAGCGCGTCGACGTCATCTACCGGCGCATCGACGACGACTTCCTCGACCCGCTGCACTTCAACCCCGACTCGGTGATCGGCTGCCCGGGCCTGCTCAACGCCGCTCGGGACGGCGGGGTGACGATCTGCAACGCGGTCGGCAACGGCATCGCGGACGACAAGCTCGTCTACAGCTACGTGCCGGACATGGTCCGGTACTACCTGAACGAGGACCCGATCCTCGCCAACGTCGAGACCTACCGCCTCGACGACCCCGAGACGCTGAAGTGGGTCCTCGCGCACCTGAGCGAGCTCGTGCTCAAGCCGGTCGACGCCTCCGGCGGCAAGGGCATCGTCATCGGGCCGCGGGCCGACCAGGACGTGCTCGGCGAACTCGCGGTCCGCGTCGCGGCCGACCCGCGAGGCTGGATCGCCCAGCAGGTCGTCTCGCTCTCCACCGTGCCCACGCTGATCGAGGATCAGCTGAGGCCGCGTCACGTCGACCTCCGCCCGTTCGCGCTGAACGACGGCAAGGAGATCTACGTCCTGCCCGGCGGCCTGACCCGTGTCGCGCTCCCGGAGGGGCAGCTGGTCGTGAACTCGTCCCAGGGCGGCGGGTCGAAGGACACCTGGGTTCTCGCGGGGCCGAACGACCCGGACGTCCCGAAGGCGCCGACCGTCGCCGAGGAGCCGGTGCAGGCCAGTCAGCGTGCACCGCGCGGCACCGCGTCCGACCCCGGCCCGCGCACGCTCGGTTCCGTGCCCGCCCTGCACCGGCAGGCGGCGCAACAGCAGCAGGGGAGCTCGCGATGCTGA
- a CDS encoding alpha-E domain-containing protein encodes MLSRIAESTFWIGRYLERADSTARILDVHVQMLVEDPWIDEARVCTSLMEVMGVDGGAEAKSAAQVLAQLAYDQNNPSSIAGSLSAARENARGARETISAEIFEALNSTWIDLPEQRRRADRFGPHGFFSWVRESTAIMSGLVDTTMSRDESWTFLTLGRCLERADMTARLLMLRTLPGGRAPTWGTLLRSCGAYESYLRTYRGPVREDRAAEFLMIDRLSPRSVFSALSGAERCLTMLDPDAGRSGVADEARRLLGRARADLEFRSPGDLLADFSSDLEGLQATCSMVNDAIAARYFPRIAQMTWSTESGDTVTGLAPADDSSVGVAS; translated from the coding sequence ATGCTGAGCCGGATCGCGGAGTCCACGTTCTGGATCGGTCGCTACCTGGAGCGGGCCGACTCGACCGCACGCATCCTCGACGTGCACGTCCAGATGCTCGTCGAGGACCCGTGGATCGACGAGGCGCGGGTCTGCACCTCGCTGATGGAGGTCATGGGCGTCGACGGGGGAGCGGAGGCGAAGTCGGCCGCGCAGGTCCTCGCCCAGCTCGCCTACGACCAGAACAACCCGAGCTCGATCGCCGGCTCGCTGTCGGCCGCGCGCGAGAACGCCCGTGGCGCGCGCGAGACCATCTCGGCCGAGATCTTCGAGGCGCTGAACTCGACCTGGATCGACCTGCCCGAGCAGCGTCGCCGCGCCGACCGCTTCGGTCCACACGGCTTCTTCAGCTGGGTGCGGGAGTCGACGGCGATCATGTCCGGCCTCGTCGACACCACGATGAGCCGTGACGAGAGCTGGACGTTCCTGACGCTCGGTCGCTGCCTCGAACGCGCGGACATGACGGCCCGTCTGCTGATGCTCCGGACGCTCCCCGGCGGCCGCGCGCCGACGTGGGGGACGCTGCTGCGCAGTTGCGGTGCGTACGAGAGCTACCTGCGCACGTACCGCGGACCGGTGCGCGAGGACCGGGCCGCGGAGTTCCTGATGATCGATCGGCTCTCGCCGCGGTCGGTGTTCTCCGCCCTGTCCGGCGCCGAGCGCTGCCTGACGATGCTCGACCCCGACGCGGGTCGCAGCGGCGTCGCCGACGAGGCGCGCCGGCTGCTCGGCCGCGCCCGCGCCGACCTTGAGTTCCGCAGCCCCGGCGACCTGCTGGCCGACTTCTCCTCCGACCTCGAGGGGTTGCAGGCCACCTGCTCGATGGTCAACGACGCCATCGCGGCGCGGTACTTCCCGCGCATCGCGCAGATGACCTGGTCGACCGAGAGCGGCGACACCGTCACCGGCCTCGCGCCGGCGGACGACTCGTCGGTGGGAGTGGCGTCGTGA
- a CDS encoding transglutaminase family protein, with protein sequence MTWRLKIEHRTRIDYEGEVLASYNEVRMTPLNDAAQSTLDARIQVSPSATGSRYWDYWGAYVTAFDVHVPHRTLALTATSVVETADTPPGGGAVGWETLRDDRVRDTHVEYLSPTAHTEVGPDLIEQVREIVGDAAPAEAARACAEWLRGEVRYVPGSTGVHTVAKEAWDARAGVCQDLAHLTVGLLRGLGVPARYVSGYLHPAPEAGIGETVTGQSHAWVEWWDGAWTPYDPTNGKPVGVEHVVVARGRDYWDVPPHKGVYAGPGGTSLSVEVDVTRVA encoded by the coding sequence GTGACCTGGCGGTTGAAGATCGAGCACCGCACGCGGATCGACTACGAGGGCGAGGTGCTCGCCTCCTACAACGAGGTCCGCATGACTCCGCTCAACGACGCCGCGCAGTCGACGCTGGACGCGCGCATCCAGGTCAGCCCGTCCGCGACCGGCTCGCGGTACTGGGACTACTGGGGTGCCTACGTCACCGCGTTCGACGTCCACGTCCCGCACCGGACGCTGGCGCTGACGGCGACGAGTGTCGTCGAGACCGCGGACACCCCGCCCGGCGGCGGGGCTGTCGGCTGGGAGACCCTGCGCGACGACCGCGTGCGCGACACCCACGTCGAGTACCTCAGCCCGACCGCGCACACCGAGGTCGGTCCGGACCTGATCGAGCAGGTCCGCGAGATTGTCGGTGACGCCGCCCCCGCGGAGGCGGCGCGCGCCTGCGCCGAGTGGCTGCGCGGGGAGGTCCGGTACGTGCCGGGCTCGACCGGCGTCCACACCGTCGCCAAGGAGGCGTGGGACGCCCGCGCCGGGGTCTGCCAGGACCTGGCGCATCTGACGGTGGGTCTGTTGCGCGGGCTGGGTGTCCCGGCCCGCTACGTCTCCGGCTACCTGCACCCCGCTCCCGAGGCCGGCATCGGTGAGACCGTCACCGGCCAGAGCCACGCCTGGGTCGAGTGGTGGGACGGCGCGTGGACGCCCTACGACCCGACGAACGGCAAGCCCGTCGGCGTCGAGCACGTCGTCGTCGCCCGCGGCCGGGACTACTGGGACGTCCCGCCGCACAAGGGTGTCTACGCCGGGCCGGGCGGTACCTCGCTCAGCGTCGAGGTCGACGTCACGCGCGTGGCCTGA
- a CDS encoding S-adenosylmethionine:tRNA ribosyltransferase-isomerase, with product MRFRTLPAPAIAFELGPEREAAMPPERRGLTRDGVRLLVATPETVAHRRFSDLPAHLSPGDLLVVNTSATVPAALEGRREDRRPTVVHVSAELPDGSWVVELRRPDRAGPQWDGAAGERVEVKGRLRLRLVAPYPEPAASSRLWRAVPETPVALLDHLARHGRPIRYAHHSARFRLDEHQTVYADRPGSAEMASAGRPFTPELLVRLMARGVTVAPVVLHAGVSSQEAGEPPLPERFAVPPDTARLVNSARCAGRRVVAVGTTVVRALESASDADGLVEPAAGWTDLVLGPDRPARVVGGLISGLHAPEASHLLLLEAVVGPDLVATAYRAALGRDYLWHEFGDSTLFLPGAVAGPAILGAA from the coding sequence ATGAGATTCCGGACGCTGCCCGCGCCCGCGATCGCATTCGAGCTCGGCCCGGAGCGGGAGGCGGCGATGCCGCCGGAGCGTCGCGGCCTGACCCGCGACGGGGTCCGTCTGCTGGTCGCGACGCCGGAGACGGTCGCGCACCGCCGGTTCTCCGACCTCCCGGCGCACCTCTCCCCCGGCGACCTGCTCGTCGTGAACACCTCGGCGACGGTGCCCGCCGCGCTGGAGGGTCGGCGCGAAGACCGCCGGCCGACCGTCGTGCACGTCTCGGCCGAACTGCCCGACGGAAGCTGGGTCGTCGAGCTCCGCCGCCCCGACCGCGCCGGTCCGCAGTGGGACGGCGCCGCCGGGGAACGGGTCGAGGTCAAGGGTCGGCTGCGCCTGCGCCTGGTCGCGCCCTATCCGGAACCGGCCGCGTCGAGCCGATTGTGGCGGGCGGTCCCGGAGACGCCGGTCGCCCTGCTCGACCACCTCGCCCGGCACGGCCGGCCGATCCGGTACGCGCACCACTCCGCGCGGTTCCGGCTCGACGAGCACCAGACCGTCTACGCCGACCGGCCCGGCAGTGCCGAGATGGCGAGCGCGGGGCGGCCCTTCACCCCGGAGCTGCTGGTCCGGCTGATGGCGCGCGGCGTCACCGTCGCCCCGGTCGTGCTCCACGCGGGCGTGTCCAGCCAGGAGGCGGGCGAACCACCGCTGCCCGAGCGGTTCGCGGTCCCGCCCGACACCGCGCGGCTGGTGAACAGCGCGCGCTGCGCCGGTCGCCGGGTCGTCGCGGTGGGGACGACGGTCGTCCGGGCCCTCGAGTCGGCGTCCGACGCCGACGGGCTCGTCGAGCCGGCCGCGGGCTGGACCGACCTCGTCCTCGGCCCGGACCGTCCGGCGCGGGTGGTGGGCGGGCTGATTTCCGGCCTCCACGCCCCGGAAGCGAGCCACCTGCTCCTGCTGGAGGCGGTCGTCGGCCCGGACCTCGTCGCCACCGCGTACCGCGCCGCCCTCGGCCGGGACTACCTCTGGCACGAGTTCGGCGACTCGACCCTGTTCCTGCCCGGGGCAGTGGCGGGGCCGGCGATCCTGGGAGCGGCCTGA
- a CDS encoding SDR family NAD(P)-dependent oxidoreductase gives MSALQTPRAVVTGGSRGLGLALTRELVSRGWHVVVDGRDPDVLAAAVAGLPDPTRVTAIAGDVADPFHRAALVEAAGPRVDLLVNNASVLGAVPLPPLATYPLADLEQVFAVNTVAPLRLVQLLLPALERGRGRIVNVSSDAAVEAYPGWGGYGASKAALDLLSAVLAVEHPAVRTYVFDPGDMGTELAAAAGEDPAGRPAPESVVPALLRLVEDDLPSGRYTAEALRPVGATR, from the coding sequence ATGAGCGCACTGCAGACACCCCGGGCCGTGGTCACCGGCGGCTCGCGCGGGTTGGGCCTGGCCCTGACCCGAGAGCTCGTCTCCCGCGGCTGGCACGTGGTCGTCGACGGCCGGGACCCCGACGTCCTCGCCGCCGCGGTCGCCGGGCTCCCCGACCCGACGCGGGTGACGGCGATCGCCGGTGACGTGGCCGACCCGTTCCACCGCGCCGCGCTGGTCGAGGCCGCGGGGCCGCGCGTCGACCTGCTGGTGAACAACGCGAGCGTCCTCGGCGCCGTGCCGCTGCCCCCGCTGGCCACGTACCCGCTCGCGGACCTGGAGCAGGTCTTCGCGGTCAACACCGTCGCGCCACTGCGGCTGGTGCAGCTGCTGCTCCCCGCCCTCGAACGAGGACGCGGCCGGATTGTCAACGTCTCCTCCGACGCCGCCGTCGAGGCCTACCCCGGGTGGGGCGGGTACGGGGCGTCGAAGGCGGCCCTCGACCTGCTCAGCGCCGTCCTCGCCGTCGAGCACCCCGCGGTGCGGACGTACGTCTTCGACCCCGGCGACATGGGCACCGAGCTCGCGGCCGCCGCGGGCGAGGACCCGGCCGGGCGGCCGGCGCCCGAGTCCGTCGTCCCGGCGCTGCTCCGCCTCGTCGAGGACGACCTGCCCAGCGGGCGCTACACCGCGGAGGCCCTGCGCCCGGTCGGGGCGACCCGATGA
- the soxR gene encoding redox-sensitive transcriptional activator SoxR: protein MKPAEELLTIGEVAERAGFATSAIRFYDKEGLVVAVRTSGNQRRYPRSALRRLAFIRAAQNVGVPLAEIREALAELPDTRTPTKADWARLSRHWRARLDAQIEGLTALRDNLDSCIGCGCLSLQRCALYNPGDVAGTRGPGAQRLPKVIREPHHS, encoded by the coding sequence ATGAAACCCGCGGAGGAACTGCTCACGATCGGGGAGGTCGCCGAGCGTGCGGGCTTCGCGACGTCGGCGATCCGCTTCTACGACAAGGAAGGTCTCGTCGTTGCGGTGCGCACGTCGGGCAACCAGCGCCGCTACCCCCGCAGCGCGTTGCGGCGCCTGGCGTTCATCCGCGCCGCGCAGAACGTCGGCGTCCCGCTCGCGGAGATCCGCGAGGCCCTCGCCGAACTGCCGGACACCCGGACCCCGACGAAGGCCGACTGGGCCCGCCTGTCCCGGCACTGGCGCGCCCGCCTCGACGCGCAGATCGAGGGCCTGACCGCGCTGCGCGACAACCTCGACTCCTGCATCGGCTGCGGGTGCCTGTCGCTCCAGCGGTGCGCGCTTTACAACCCCGGCGACGTCGCCGGCACCCGCGGCCCCGGCGCCCAGCGGCTCCCGAAGGTGATCCGCGAGCCCCACCACTCCTGA
- a CDS encoding uracil-DNA glycosylase yields the protein MTAPTAPTARTGRPLSEIVEPGWARALEPVTDVIAGMGEFLRAEIAAGRQYLPAGTNVLRAFTRPFDEVRVLIVGQDPYPTPGHAVGLSFSVSPETRPLPRSLMNIYREYCSDLGLPPPSNGDLSPWSDQGVLLLNRVLTVAPGAPASHRGQGWEQVTEQAIRALVARDRPLVAILWGRDAQTLRPMLGDTPTIASAHPSPMSADRGFFGSRPFSRANTLLADLGAPPVDWRLP from the coding sequence GTGACGGCACCCACGGCACCCACCGCACGCACCGGCCGCCCACTGAGCGAGATCGTCGAGCCCGGGTGGGCCCGGGCCCTGGAACCGGTGACCGACGTCATTGCCGGAATGGGCGAGTTCCTCCGCGCCGAGATCGCCGCCGGGCGGCAGTACCTGCCGGCCGGGACGAACGTGCTGCGGGCGTTCACCCGGCCGTTCGACGAGGTCCGCGTGCTGATCGTCGGGCAGGACCCCTATCCGACCCCGGGCCACGCGGTCGGGCTCTCGTTCTCCGTCTCCCCCGAGACGCGCCCGCTTCCCCGCTCGCTGATGAACATCTACCGCGAGTACTGCTCCGACCTCGGCCTCCCGCCGCCGAGCAACGGCGACCTGAGCCCCTGGAGCGATCAGGGCGTCCTGCTGCTGAACCGGGTCCTCACCGTCGCGCCCGGCGCCCCCGCGTCCCACCGCGGCCAGGGGTGGGAGCAGGTGACCGAGCAGGCGATCCGCGCCCTCGTCGCCCGGGACCGCCCCCTGGTTGCGATCCTCTGGGGCCGCGACGCCCAGACCCTGCGCCCGATGCTCGGCGACACCCCGACGATCGCGTCGGCCCACCCGAGCCCGATGTCCGCCGACCGCGGGTTCTTCGGCTCCCGCCCGTTCAGCCGGGCCAACACCCTCCTCGCCGACCTCGGCGCCCCACCCGTGGACTGGCGCCTCCCCTGA
- the lepA gene encoding translation elongation factor 4, whose product MPPTSPRPDRTDPALIRNFCIIAHIDHGKSTLADRMLQLTGVVDDRTMRAQYLDRMDIERERGITIKSQAVRLPWTGLDGQVYVLNLIDTPGHVDFTYEVSRSLAACEGAVLLVDAAQGIEAQTLANLYLALENDLQIIPVLNKIDLPAAQPEKYAAELAHIIGCEPDDVLKVSGKTGEGVTDLLHEIVAQVPPPVGDPDAPARALIFDSVYDTYRGVVTYVRVIDGHLSKREKILMLSTKATHELLEIGVISPEPIPAAGLGVGEVGYLITGVKDVRQSKVGDTVTDALKPTTQALGGYRDPKPMVFSGLYPIDGSDFPELREALDKLRLNDASLVYEPESSAALGFGFRCGFLGLLHLEIIRERLEREAGLDLISTAPNVVYRVVKEDGKEFVVTNPSEFPDGKIREIYEPIVRATVLAPSEFVGAIMELCQQRRGTLGGMDYLSEDRVELRYTLPLAEIVFDFFDALKSRTRGYASLDYEINGEQTADLVKVDILLQGEPVDAFSAIVHRDKAPDYATRMTKKLRELIPRQQFEVPIQASIGSRIIARENIRAIRKDVLAKCYGGDITRKRKLLEKQKEGKKRMKMVGRVEVPQEAFIAALSTDEAGDKRGEKK is encoded by the coding sequence GTGCCCCCGACCTCCCCCCGGCCGGACCGGACCGACCCGGCGCTGATCCGCAACTTCTGCATCATCGCTCACATCGACCACGGCAAGTCGACCCTCGCGGACCGGATGCTGCAGCTCACCGGCGTCGTCGACGACCGGACCATGCGCGCCCAGTACCTCGACCGCATGGACATCGAGCGCGAGCGCGGCATCACCATCAAGAGCCAGGCGGTCCGCCTCCCCTGGACGGGGCTGGACGGCCAGGTCTACGTCCTGAACCTGATCGACACCCCGGGCCACGTCGACTTCACCTACGAGGTCTCGCGCAGCCTCGCGGCGTGCGAGGGTGCGGTGCTGCTCGTCGACGCCGCGCAGGGCATCGAGGCCCAGACGCTGGCGAACCTGTACCTGGCGCTGGAGAACGACCTTCAGATCATCCCGGTCCTGAACAAGATCGACCTGCCGGCGGCGCAGCCGGAGAAGTACGCCGCCGAGCTCGCGCACATCATCGGCTGCGAGCCCGACGACGTCCTCAAGGTCAGCGGCAAGACCGGCGAGGGCGTGACGGACCTGCTGCACGAGATCGTGGCCCAGGTCCCGCCGCCCGTCGGTGACCCGGACGCCCCGGCGCGGGCGCTGATCTTCGACTCGGTCTACGACACCTACCGCGGCGTCGTGACTTACGTCCGCGTCATCGACGGTCACCTGAGCAAGCGCGAGAAGATCCTCATGCTCTCGACGAAGGCGACCCACGAGCTGCTCGAGATCGGCGTCATCTCCCCGGAACCGATCCCGGCCGCCGGCCTCGGCGTGGGCGAGGTGGGTTACCTCATCACCGGGGTGAAGGACGTCCGGCAGTCCAAGGTCGGCGACACCGTCACCGACGCGCTCAAGCCGACGACGCAGGCCCTCGGTGGGTACCGCGACCCGAAGCCGATGGTCTTCTCCGGGCTGTACCCGATCGACGGCTCGGACTTCCCGGAGCTGCGCGAGGCGCTCGACAAGCTGCGGCTCAACGACGCCTCGCTGGTCTACGAGCCCGAGTCCTCCGCCGCGCTGGGCTTCGGCTTCCGCTGCGGCTTCCTCGGCCTGCTGCACCTCGAGATCATCCGGGAGCGCCTCGAGCGCGAGGCCGGCCTGGACCTGATCTCCACCGCCCCCAACGTCGTGTACCGGGTGGTGAAGGAGGACGGCAAGGAGTTCGTCGTCACCAACCCGAGCGAGTTCCCCGACGGCAAGATCCGGGAGATCTACGAGCCGATCGTCCGCGCGACGGTGCTCGCCCCCAGCGAGTTCGTCGGCGCGATCATGGAGCTCTGCCAGCAGCGCCGGGGGACGCTCGGCGGGATGGACTACCTCTCCGAGGACCGCGTCGAGCTGCGCTACACGCTCCCGCTCGCCGAGATCGTCTTCGACTTCTTCGACGCGCTGAAGTCCCGCACCCGCGGCTACGCGAGCCTGGACTACGAGATCAACGGCGAGCAGACGGCCGACCTGGTGAAGGTCGACATCCTGCTCCAGGGCGAGCCCGTCGACGCCTTCTCCGCGATCGTGCACCGGGACAAGGCACCGGACTACGCGACGCGGATGACCAAGAAGCTGAGGGAACTGATCCCGCGTCAGCAGTTCGAGGTCCCCATCCAGGCCTCGATCGGCTCCCGCATCATCGCGCGCGAGAACATCCGCGCGATCCGCAAGGACGTCCTCGCGAAGTGCTACGGCGGTGACATCACCCGTAAGCGCAAGCTGCTCGAGAAGCAGAAGGAGGGCAAGAAGCGGATGAAGATGGTGGGCCGGGTCGAGGTCCCCCAGGAAGCCTTCATCGCGGCGCTCTCCACCGACGAGGCCGGCGACAAGCGGGGCGAGAAGAAGTAG